In a genomic window of Coprococcus eutactus:
- a CDS encoding precorrin-2 dehydrogenase/sirohydrochlorin ferrochelatase family protein has translation MAYFPMYINLENKKVIVIGGGKAALRKINSLLYFGAKIAVIAPKICDDIKALKGINVHESNVALDILQNADIVVAATRRPEINAKIGKYCNDNDIMVNVADNKDLSSFLFPGVIVRGDLVVGVTTGGNSQAVSKQIRNMIDRMLPEEYETLTRKMGAYTELANVNIKTPSLREEALDELVKTALSNKCVLDDKKANKILDKYYREDAARRNG, from the coding sequence ATGGCATATTTCCCAATGTACATAAATCTTGAAAATAAGAAGGTCATCGTAATAGGCGGAGGAAAGGCAGCGCTCAGAAAGATTAACTCACTGCTTTATTTTGGCGCAAAGATCGCAGTTATAGCTCCGAAGATATGCGATGATATAAAGGCTTTAAAGGGCATAAATGTGCATGAGAGCAACGTGGCTCTTGATATCCTGCAGAACGCGGATATAGTTGTGGCAGCCACAAGACGTCCAGAGATCAATGCAAAGATAGGCAAATACTGCAACGACAATGATATCATGGTGAATGTGGCTGACAACAAAGATCTCAGCAGTTTCCTTTTCCCTGGAGTTATCGTGAGAGGAGATCTTGTTGTGGGTGTGACGACTGGAGGCAACAGTCAGGCAGTGTCGAAGCAGATCAGGAACATGATAGACAGGATGCTCCCAGAGGAGTATGAGACCCTCACAAGAAAGATGGGAGCATATACAGAGCTTGCAAATGTCAACATAAAGACACCGTCACTGAGGGAGGAGGCTCTCGATGAACTCGTAAAGACAGCCCTCTCGAACAAATGTGTCCTTGATGACAAGAAAGCGAACAAGATACTTGATAAATATTACCGTGAGGACGCAGCCAGAAGAAACGGCTGA
- a CDS encoding peptidoglycan-binding protein, translating into MAITNNVGSLKIHITNNNFFPVQGASVFVSPTGIPDAVSEELVTDENGIVIDEELPAPDVAYSLEPGDNQPYSEYNVLVNAPGYNERFVSGVQIFPGENGIQNIELTPEDGSPDSPTVLDAHTLWAEYPPKIAEDIIKPVNPSGGIVLSRVVVPETIVVHDGAPTDPTAKDYYVPYKDYIKNVACNEIYSTWPDAAIRANVLAIQSFTLNRVYTEWYRGKGYDFTITSNTAFDQKWVYNATIFENISQVVDEMFASYLSKPNVTQPLFTQYCDGRRVSCPGWMTQWGSKSLADDGLTAIQILRYYYGDNLYINTSETISGIPSSYPGYDLTIGSSGDKVFQLQRQLARIALNYPAIGSIAVDGVYGQHTADAVKNFQQIFNLPATGVTDYKTWYKISQIYVGVTKIAENV; encoded by the coding sequence ATGGCAATTACAAATAACGTGGGTTCACTAAAAATTCATATTACCAACAACAATTTTTTTCCTGTACAGGGCGCATCTGTGTTCGTAAGCCCCACGGGAATTCCTGATGCGGTGTCCGAGGAGCTTGTAACCGATGAAAATGGTATCGTGATCGATGAGGAGCTTCCCGCCCCTGATGTAGCCTACAGTCTAGAGCCCGGCGACAACCAGCCCTACTCCGAATACAATGTTCTCGTAAATGCGCCCGGATATAATGAGCGCTTTGTCTCCGGTGTTCAGATATTCCCCGGTGAAAATGGCATCCAGAACATAGAACTGACCCCTGAGGATGGAAGTCCCGACTCTCCCACTGTCCTTGATGCCCACACGCTTTGGGCGGAATACCCTCCAAAGATAGCTGAGGACATTATAAAACCTGTGAATCCATCCGGAGGAATAGTTCTGAGCCGTGTCGTCGTACCAGAGACCATCGTTGTCCATGACGGTGCTCCAACCGATCCGACCGCCAAAGATTACTATGTTCCATATAAGGACTACATAAAAAATGTCGCCTGCAACGAGATATATTCAACCTGGCCAGATGCCGCGATCCGTGCAAATGTCCTGGCGATACAGTCATTTACCCTAAACCGAGTGTACACGGAATGGTATCGGGGTAAAGGCTATGACTTCACCATAACCAGCAACACGGCATTTGATCAGAAATGGGTATACAATGCGACTATATTTGAAAATATTTCACAGGTGGTCGATGAGATGTTTGCAAGCTATCTATCAAAGCCGAATGTCACTCAGCCGCTGTTCACCCAGTACTGCGATGGCAGGCGTGTGTCCTGTCCCGGCTGGATGACTCAGTGGGGCTCAAAATCCCTGGCCGACGACGGTCTGACCGCCATCCAGATTCTCCGCTACTATTACGGAGACAATCTGTACATCAACACATCCGAAACCATATCCGGAATTCCTTCATCATATCCTGGCTATGACCTCACCATCGGTTCAAGCGGCGACAAGGTATTCCAGCTTCAGCGCCAGCTCGCCCGAATAGCACTGAACTATCCTGCTATTGGCTCCATAGCTGTAGATGGAGTATACGGTCAGCACACTGCAGATGCCGTAAAGAACTTCCAACAGATATTCAATCTTCCGGCAACGGGTGTCACGGATTACAAAACGTGGTATAAGATTTCCCAGATATATGTGGGCGTTACCAAGATTGCAGAGAATGTGTAG
- the ispG gene encoding flavodoxin-dependent (E)-4-hydroxy-3-methylbut-2-enyl-diphosphate synthase, translating into MKTREIHIGDRVIGGGNPILIQSMTNTKTSDVEATVAQILRLEKAGCDIIRCTINDEAAADAVPEIKKRIHIPLVGDIHFDYRLAIKAIENGVDKIRINPGNIGGQQKLAKVVEAAKKRNIPIRVGVNSGSLEKDLVEKYGGVTAEGIVESALDKVRMIEDLDYHNIVISIKSSDVMMCVKAHELIADKTDYPLHVGITESGTVTRGNIKSSVGLGIILHEGIGDTIRVSLTGDPVDEILSAKLILKALGLRKGGVELVSCPTCGRTEIDLIGLANKVEKLVSDYDNLNIKVAVMGCIVNGPGEAKEADLGIAGGKGCGLLIKRGQIVGKLSEEEFIPVLKHELDNWSDQIE; encoded by the coding sequence ATGAAGACAAGAGAGATTCACATAGGTGACAGAGTTATAGGAGGGGGAAATCCGATCCTCATCCAGTCCATGACAAATACAAAGACAAGTGATGTTGAAGCTACAGTTGCACAGATTCTACGGCTTGAAAAAGCGGGCTGTGATATAATAAGATGCACCATAAATGACGAGGCTGCGGCTGATGCTGTTCCAGAGATAAAAAAGAGGATTCATATACCTCTAGTTGGGGACATACATTTTGACTACAGACTCGCGATTAAGGCCATTGAGAACGGCGTTGACAAGATAAGGATAAATCCAGGAAATATTGGCGGACAGCAGAAGCTTGCCAAAGTGGTGGAGGCTGCGAAAAAGAGAAATATACCGATAAGGGTAGGAGTAAACAGCGGTTCCCTCGAAAAAGACCTGGTGGAGAAGTACGGCGGAGTCACAGCTGAGGGCATAGTTGAGAGTGCTCTTGACAAGGTGAGGATGATAGAAGATCTCGATTATCACAATATAGTTATTAGTATAAAGTCCTCAGATGTCATGATGTGTGTGAAGGCTCACGAGCTTATAGCGGACAAGACAGACTATCCGCTCCATGTTGGAATCACTGAGTCGGGAACCGTGACTAGAGGAAACATAAAGTCATCAGTTGGCCTTGGAATCATATTGCATGAGGGAATAGGCGATACTATCCGTGTATCATTGACAGGTGATCCGGTGGATGAGATATTGTCTGCAAAGCTCATACTCAAGGCGCTCGGTCTCAGAAAGGGCGGCGTTGAGCTTGTGTCATGTCCTACATGTGGCAGGACTGAGATAGATCTCATAGGACTTGCAAATAAGGTTGAAAAACTTGTATCCGACTACGACAATTTAAATATCAAGGTTGCGGTCATGGGATGCATTGTAAATGGTCCCGGTGAGGCTAAGGAGGCTGATCTTGGAATAGCCGGAGGAAAAGGCTGCGGCCTTCTCATAAAGCGTGGTCAGATTGTAGGAAAACTAAGTGAAGAGGAGTTTATACCAGTTCTTAAGCATGAACTGGATAATTGGAGTGATCAGATTGAATAG
- the nusA gene encoding transcription termination factor NusA: MSEIIEALNQLEKERNISKDVLLEAIERSLKTACKKDFNTDENITVSLDRETGECHVYAAKEVVDEVENPSFQISLSQAKMLNRRYEIGDTVNVEITTKNFGRIAAQRARNVIVQAINENERAAIYDHFHMKEKDVVTGIVERQVGDSVNVSLDDKTEALLKPSEMIEGETYERGDRIKLYVTEVKKTNKGPKIVVSRTHPELVKRLFEKEVTEIADGVVEIKSFCREAGSRSKIAVWSNDENVDAVGACVGVNGDRVNAVVADLNGEKIDIIPWSENPAEFIYNALSPSDVEDVSVDLDEKSAFVVVPDTQLSLAIGKKGQNARLAAKLTGYKIDIKSHSKAEEMGYFDDQAPDGGYDKDFDPYGSDDDYYDEVDDDKDAKSASVDIDETDDTGVEE, from the coding sequence GTGTCAGAGATCATTGAAGCATTGAATCAGCTGGAGAAGGAGAGAAACATAAGCAAGGATGTACTGCTTGAGGCTATTGAGAGATCACTCAAGACAGCCTGCAAGAAGGATTTCAATACAGACGAGAACATAACAGTTTCACTTGACAGAGAGACAGGAGAGTGCCATGTGTACGCAGCCAAGGAGGTTGTTGATGAGGTTGAGAATCCGTCATTTCAGATATCTCTCAGCCAGGCTAAGATGCTGAACAGAAGATATGAGATCGGCGATACGGTAAACGTTGAGATAACAACAAAGAACTTTGGTAGAATAGCGGCTCAGCGTGCGAGAAATGTCATAGTTCAGGCAATTAATGAGAACGAGAGAGCTGCTATATACGATCATTTCCATATGAAAGAGAAGGATGTGGTTACAGGAATCGTTGAGAGACAGGTTGGAGACAGTGTGAATGTAAGTCTTGATGATAAAACAGAGGCACTCTTGAAGCCATCAGAGATGATCGAGGGCGAGACATATGAGAGAGGCGACAGGATCAAGCTGTATGTGACTGAGGTCAAGAAGACAAACAAGGGACCAAAGATCGTGGTTTCAAGAACACATCCAGAGCTTGTGAAGAGACTGTTTGAGAAGGAAGTTACAGAGATCGCGGACGGCGTTGTTGAGATCAAGAGCTTCTGCAGAGAGGCCGGTTCAAGATCAAAGATCGCTGTGTGGTCAAATGATGAGAATGTTGATGCTGTAGGAGCCTGTGTCGGTGTAAACGGAGACAGAGTAAATGCGGTTGTCGCAGATTTAAATGGCGAGAAGATAGATATCATCCCTTGGAGTGAGAACCCTGCTGAGTTTATTTACAACGCACTCAGTCCATCAGATGTTGAGGATGTATCTGTTGATCTTGATGAGAAGAGTGCATTTGTCGTAGTGCCTGATACACAGCTTTCACTTGCTATAGGTAAGAAAGGTCAGAATGCAAGACTTGCAGCAAAGCTCACAGGATATAAGATCGATATCAAGAGTCATTCAAAGGCTGAGGAGATGGGTTATTTCGACGATCAGGCACCAGACGGTGGTTATGACAAAGATTTTGATCCATACGGAAGCGATGATGATTATTATGATGAGGTTGACGATGATAAAGATGCCAAGTCAGCTTCAGTTGACATAGATGAAACCGATGACACAGGCGTAGAGGAATAG
- the rimP gene encoding ribosome maturation factor RimP, giving the protein MTKRADIEAKTVELVTPIIEANNLELVDVEYVKEGSDYYLRVYADKEGGITINDCEIVNRALGDLLDQEDYISDAYILEVSSPGLTRPLKKENDFKRSIGKVVEIKTFVKINGAKEFEGVLKAYDDATVTIEFEDETEVTISRKDISMIRLAFIY; this is encoded by the coding sequence ATTACGAAGAGAGCAGATATTGAGGCAAAGACAGTTGAACTGGTAACTCCGATCATTGAGGCAAACAACCTTGAGCTTGTGGATGTGGAGTACGTGAAGGAAGGCAGTGATTATTATCTGAGAGTGTATGCTGACAAGGAAGGCGGCATCACGATAAATGACTGCGAGATAGTAAACAGGGCATTGGGAGACCTTCTCGATCAGGAGGATTATATCAGTGATGCATATATACTGGAGGTAAGTTCACCGGGACTTACAAGACCACTGAAGAAAGAGAACGATTTTAAGAGAAGTATTGGTAAGGTAGTTGAGATCAAGACATTTGTCAAGATAAATGGTGCAAAGGAGTTTGAGGGTGTGCTTAAGGCATATGATGACGCTACGGTTACCATAGAATTCGAGGATGAAACAGAAGTTACAATATCAAGAAAAGATATTTCTATGATACGTTTAGCATTTATATATTAG
- the rnpM gene encoding RNase P modulator RnpM: protein MAKKIPLRQCLGCREMVQKNQLIRIVRSSDGAFAVDATGKLSGRGAYICRKTDCLKKAVGSKALEKSFKVSIPSEVYEQLDKELRDIEEQ, encoded by the coding sequence ATGGCAAAGAAGATACCTCTGAGGCAATGTCTTGGATGCCGTGAGATGGTTCAGAAGAATCAGCTTATCAGGATTGTCCGCAGCAGTGACGGTGCGTTTGCAGTTGACGCCACAGGAAAGCTTAGCGGCAGAGGCGCCTACATATGTAGGAAAACGGACTGTCTGAAGAAGGCGGTCGGAAGTAAAGCCCTTGAGAAGTCTTTCAAGGTGAGCATACCTTCTGAGGTTTATGAACAATTAGACAAGGAGCTGCGTGATATTGAAGAACAATAA
- a CDS encoding M50 family metallopeptidase — protein MNIILIILVFGVIIFFHELGHFIVAKMNHITVKEFSMGLGPKLFSFKKKETQYSLRLIPLGGYCMMLSEDEEENENDENSFDKKSIWARMAVVLAGPFMNIVIAFIFSVILIHFCGTDPATIGQVYDQEMAQDSEYADVVKDFGGVYPAQEAGIEDGDTVLKIGGSSIKNFRELQIYLEIYGDGSPIDLELQRKDGTVYDTTVYPVKTSSGYKVGIMSCGYVLPENFGELMKYSAYEVRYWVKATFLSLKLIVTRQVSSDEVSGPVGVAKSMNDTFKEAAKVDLLTVLLNWMNYIVLLSANLGIMNMLPIPGLDGGRFLFLLIELITRRKVPKEKENIVTVIGFVLVMILMVVILFNDIKNVFFS, from the coding sequence TTGAACATTATACTTATAATACTTGTGTTTGGCGTGATAATATTTTTCCATGAACTTGGACATTTTATAGTAGCCAAGATGAATCATATAACCGTAAAAGAGTTTTCAATGGGTCTTGGTCCCAAGCTCTTCTCATTCAAAAAGAAAGAGACACAATACTCACTGAGACTTATACCTCTCGGTGGATATTGCATGATGCTCAGCGAGGATGAGGAGGAGAATGAGAACGATGAGAACTCATTTGACAAGAAATCAATATGGGCAAGAATGGCTGTTGTGCTGGCTGGTCCGTTTATGAATATAGTCATCGCATTTATATTCTCAGTGATACTCATACATTTTTGTGGAACGGATCCGGCGACAATCGGTCAGGTGTACGATCAGGAGATGGCGCAGGACAGTGAGTACGCGGATGTTGTTAAGGACTTTGGCGGAGTTTATCCAGCGCAGGAAGCCGGCATAGAGGACGGAGATACAGTACTTAAGATAGGCGGAAGCAGTATAAAGAATTTCAGGGAACTTCAGATATATCTTGAGATATACGGAGACGGATCACCGATAGACCTGGAACTTCAGAGAAAAGACGGCACTGTATATGATACGACGGTGTATCCGGTCAAAACGAGTTCCGGATATAAAGTGGGAATAATGAGTTGCGGCTATGTGCTGCCGGAGAATTTTGGAGAGTTGATGAAGTATTCTGCATATGAGGTCAGATACTGGGTGAAGGCGACATTCCTCAGTCTCAAGCTCATAGTTACCAGACAGGTAAGCTCAGATGAAGTGTCTGGTCCTGTGGGAGTCGCAAAGAGCATGAACGACACATTCAAGGAGGCGGCAAAGGTTGATCTTCTAACAGTGCTTCTCAACTGGATGAACTATATAGTACTGCTCTCAGCGAACCTTGGAATCATGAATATGCTGCCGATACCTGGACTTGACGGCGGACGTTTCCTGTTCCTGCTCATAGAGCTCATAACCAGGAGGAAAGTTCCTAAAGAGAAGGAGAACATAGTTACGGTGATAGGCTTCGTACTGGTAATGATATTGATGGTAGTTATACTGTTCAATGATATAAAGAATGTATTCTTCAGCTGA
- a CDS encoding PolC-type DNA polymerase III has translation MNWIIGVIRLNSNEYQGTGQQNIDDIYACEMQDAMAYEQQMYEEQMQSLMYEDMQMEPQPVNEAPVQNVPDKVQASVQDEPEKTEGKHAETESDEKENPERQLFFDVFGGLEMPKELDGLFREEVYVTRVVIIENREILRVDISSRHIISRPNIEKAEEALRKHIFGKRRYTVQIREHYDLSTQYNLEAIVRAYEKSILYDIKSFSNVGYRLISRSVGDWYCDADVITIAIEDSKIAHIHADKIKHYMEEMFHDRFDMNVNVAFEFNEADKEKLRRASALVEQQKIDAILSNLRDHGDIIVDGQAVGKEQLAVSKSSEKAAGEKKTETKAALATAGDNAQKPAGKEAFGRRKRYSDDPDVFIGRDVEGQLLEISSINDGIGEVVIHGQIMNTEERELRNGKIILTGYITDFTDTIGFKMFCSPEDMEVYREEIQKGKFYRMKGLAEFDSYAKEVMICRVLGMKHIQDFRVPRMDTYPEKRVELHMHTKMSEMDSVVDIETIVKRASDWGHPAIAITDHGVVQAFPIANHTKGLRKDFKIIYGVEGYFVDDLKDLVKNSRNQSLDSEYVVFDIETTGLSKKHNKIIEIGAVKVKDGEVVDTFSEFINPGVPIPYQIEQLTSINDDMVKDAPMYDVIVPRFVEFCGDDIVVAHNASFDTGFVKKNAEELGLRFDNTVLDTMTLSHILLPELGKFTLDRVCKELKVVNAHHHRAIDDAEATSKVFFKLLDMLKERDVKTMDDLNVLGSTSPDAIKKDKTYHGIILAKNEIGRVNLYRLISESHLTYFARRPRMPMSLINKYREGLILGSACEAGELFRAIVDDAPDEEIVRLVNWFDYLEIQPIGNNEFMTRDTRNPKTMDDLIEYNKRIVELGEMFNKPVVATCDVHFLNPEDYIYRAIIMKSKGFDDADMQPPLYFRTTEEMLAEFQYLGSDKAREVVITNTNMIADMVERIEPVRPDKAPPIIENSDQTLTDICYTKAHQIYGPELPPQVQERLDRELHSIISNGFAVMYIIAQKLVWDSNDHGYLVGSRGSVGSSFVATMAGITEVNPLSAHYICPKCHFVDFDSELVKSYSGMSGCDMPDRDCPNCGTPLIKEGHDIPFETFLGFNGDKEPDIDLNFSGEYQSKAHAYTEVLFGKGKAFKAGTVGGVAEKTAFGYVYNYFKDHSKEELMAEAKASGMDEKAAKKYAEENATVTKRRCEMERLALGCTGVRRTTGQHPGGMIVLPRHEEIYSFTPIQHPANDVTSDIITSHFEYHSIDHNLLKLDILGHDDPTMIRRLEDLTGLDATKIRLDDKDVMELFHSTKSLGITPEDINGIPLGSLGVPEFGTDFAMQMLIDAKPTCFSDLVRIAGLAHGTDVWLGNAQELIKSGKCTISTAICCRDDIMVYLIHMGLDAGLAFNIMEKVRKGIVAKGKCDKWEDWKAEMAAHGVPDWYVWSCQKIKYMFPKAHAAAYVMMAWRIAWFKVNYPLEYYTAFFSIRADDFSYEMMCFGKERVLFHINEISKVDKNKRSAKDEGKLKDLKIVLEMYARGYDFVPIDIYKAKADRFQIIDGKIMPSFASIEGMGEKAAQQLYEAAQKGPFLSKEEINERAKIGKGTIEKMSELGILDGMPETNQLSLFDFM, from the coding sequence ATGAACTGGATAATTGGAGTGATCAGATTGAATAGTAACGAATATCAGGGGACAGGGCAACAAAATATAGATGATATATATGCGTGTGAGATGCAGGATGCCATGGCGTACGAACAGCAGATGTATGAAGAACAGATGCAGTCGCTTATGTATGAGGACATGCAGATGGAGCCGCAGCCGGTAAACGAAGCTCCTGTGCAGAATGTTCCGGATAAAGTCCAGGCATCAGTGCAAGATGAGCCAGAGAAAACTGAAGGAAAGCATGCTGAGACAGAGTCGGACGAAAAAGAAAATCCGGAGAGGCAGCTGTTTTTTGATGTGTTTGGCGGACTTGAGATGCCTAAGGAACTGGATGGACTGTTCCGGGAAGAGGTATATGTAACAAGGGTAGTTATCATAGAGAACAGGGAGATTCTGCGAGTAGATATAAGTTCAAGACATATAATAAGCCGTCCTAATATTGAGAAGGCTGAGGAGGCACTCAGAAAGCATATATTTGGAAAGCGGCGGTACACGGTTCAGATCAGGGAACACTATGATCTGTCTACACAGTATAATCTTGAGGCTATAGTCAGGGCGTATGAGAAGAGCATTCTCTACGACATCAAGTCATTCAGTAATGTTGGATACAGGCTGATATCGAGATCTGTTGGCGACTGGTATTGTGATGCGGACGTTATAACTATAGCGATAGAGGACAGTAAAATAGCCCATATCCATGCGGACAAGATAAAGCACTACATGGAAGAGATGTTCCACGACAGATTTGACATGAATGTAAATGTTGCATTTGAGTTTAATGAGGCTGACAAGGAAAAGCTGCGCCGGGCGAGTGCACTTGTGGAGCAGCAGAAGATAGATGCGATACTTAGTAACCTCAGAGATCATGGCGATATAATCGTTGACGGTCAGGCGGTTGGAAAGGAGCAGCTTGCTGTCAGCAAGAGTTCGGAGAAGGCTGCTGGTGAGAAAAAGACAGAGACAAAGGCTGCCCTGGCAACGGCTGGGGACAATGCACAGAAGCCTGCGGGCAAGGAGGCGTTTGGCAGGAGAAAGAGATATTCAGATGATCCCGATGTGTTCATCGGAAGGGATGTGGAAGGACAGCTCCTTGAGATATCCAGTATCAATGACGGTATCGGTGAGGTAGTCATTCACGGACAGATCATGAACACGGAGGAAAGGGAACTTCGAAATGGCAAGATCATTCTTACGGGATATATCACGGATTTCACGGATACCATAGGATTCAAGATGTTCTGTAGCCCTGAGGATATGGAGGTCTACCGTGAGGAGATACAAAAGGGAAAGTTCTACAGGATGAAGGGCCTAGCCGAATTTGACTCGTATGCTAAGGAAGTCATGATCTGCAGAGTACTCGGAATGAAGCATATACAGGATTTCCGTGTGCCTCGTATGGATACATATCCGGAGAAGAGAGTCGAACTCCATATGCACACCAAGATGAGTGAGATGGACAGTGTCGTAGACATAGAGACGATAGTCAAGCGTGCCAGTGACTGGGGACATCCAGCTATAGCCATCACCGATCACGGCGTGGTTCAGGCTTTCCCTATAGCCAATCACACAAAGGGACTCAGAAAAGATTTCAAGATAATATACGGTGTCGAGGGATATTTTGTAGATGATCTCAAAGATCTGGTCAAGAATTCCAGAAACCAGAGTCTCGATTCAGAATATGTAGTATTTGATATAGAGACGACAGGACTTTCAAAGAAACACAATAAGATCATAGAGATAGGTGCTGTCAAGGTGAAGGACGGCGAGGTCGTTGACACGTTCTCAGAGTTTATCAATCCAGGCGTTCCGATCCCATACCAGATAGAACAGCTCACCTCCATAAACGATGACATGGTAAAGGATGCACCTATGTATGATGTCATAGTACCGAGATTTGTGGAGTTCTGCGGTGATGACATAGTGGTAGCACACAATGCGTCATTTGACACGGGATTTGTAAAGAAGAATGCGGAGGAACTGGGACTGAGGTTCGACAATACAGTTCTGGACACTATGACTCTCAGCCACATACTTTTGCCGGAGCTTGGCAAATTCACCCTGGACAGAGTGTGTAAGGAACTGAAGGTAGTAAATGCTCATCACCACAGGGCTATAGATGATGCAGAGGCTACATCAAAGGTGTTCTTCAAGCTCCTTGATATGCTGAAGGAGAGGGATGTCAAGACCATGGATGATCTGAATGTCCTCGGAAGTACGTCACCTGACGCCATAAAAAAAGACAAGACATACCATGGTATCATCCTGGCAAAGAATGAGATCGGCAGGGTCAATCTGTACAGGCTCATCTCTGAGTCGCATCTTACGTACTTTGCGAGAAGACCGCGTATGCCGATGAGTCTCATCAACAAATACAGGGAGGGACTGATACTGGGATCTGCCTGCGAGGCGGGAGAACTGTTCAGAGCCATCGTTGACGATGCTCCCGATGAAGAGATAGTGAGACTGGTAAACTGGTTTGACTACCTGGAGATACAGCCCATTGGCAACAATGAGTTCATGACAAGGGATACTAGAAATCCAAAGACCATGGACGATCTGATAGAGTACAACAAGAGGATAGTGGAGCTTGGCGAGATGTTCAACAAGCCTGTTGTCGCTACATGTGATGTCCATTTTCTGAATCCGGAGGACTATATATACAGAGCGATAATCATGAAGAGCAAGGGATTTGACGATGCGGACATGCAGCCGCCACTCTACTTCAGGACAACGGAGGAAATGCTGGCAGAATTCCAGTATCTTGGAAGTGATAAGGCACGGGAAGTAGTCATAACCAACACTAACATGATAGCTGACATGGTGGAGAGGATTGAACCAGTGAGACCTGATAAGGCACCGCCAATAATCGAGAATTCGGATCAGACACTTACTGATATATGTTACACGAAGGCACATCAGATATATGGTCCTGAGCTTCCACCGCAGGTTCAGGAGAGACTGGACAGGGAACTGCACTCCATCATCTCAAATGGATTCGCGGTTATGTACATAATTGCGCAGAAGCTTGTGTGGGATTCAAATGACCACGGATATCTGGTTGGTTCGCGAGGTTCGGTCGGTTCTTCATTTGTCGCTACAATGGCTGGTATCACGGAGGTTAATCCTCTGTCAGCGCACTATATATGTCCGAAGTGCCATTTTGTAGATTTTGACTCGGAGCTTGTAAAGTCGTATTCTGGAATGAGCGGATGTGATATGCCTGACAGAGACTGTCCAAATTGCGGAACACCACTCATAAAGGAAGGACATGATATACCATTCGAAACCTTCCTTGGATTTAACGGAGACAAGGAGCCTGATATCGATCTGAACTTCTCAGGAGAGTATCAGTCGAAGGCACATGCCTACACCGAGGTGCTCTTCGGCAAGGGCAAGGCATTCAAGGCGGGAACAGTAGGTGGTGTTGCGGAAAAGACAGCATTTGGATATGTGTACAATTATTTCAAGGATCACTCCAAAGAGGAACTTATGGCGGAGGCCAAGGCGTCCGGAATGGATGAAAAAGCCGCGAAGAAGTACGCTGAGGAGAATGCAACAGTCACAAAGAGAAGGTGTGAGATGGAGCGTCTGGCTCTTGGATGTACTGGTGTCAGAAGAACTACGGGTCAGCATCCGGGTGGTATGATAGTTCTCCCGAGACACGAGGAGATATATTCATTTACCCCTATACAGCACCCGGCAAATGATGTGACATCGGATATCATCACATCGCACTTTGAGTACCATTCAATCGATCATAACCTGCTTAAGCTCGATATTCTTGGACACGATGATCCGACCATGATCAGGCGACTTGAGGATCTGACGGGACTTGACGCCACGAAGATAAGACTTGATGACAAGGATGTCATGGAGCTTTTCCACAGCACGAAGTCTTTGGGGATCACCCCGGAGGATATCAACGGAATACCGCTTGGAAGTCTGGGTGTACCGGAATTCGGAACGGATTTCGCTATGCAGATGCTTATAGATGCCAAGCCTACATGTTTCTCAGACCTTGTACGAATAGCGGGTCTGGCACATGGAACCGATGTGTGGCTGGGCAACGCACAGGAGCTCATCAAGTCGGGCAAGTGTACCATATCGACAGCCATTTGTTGTCGTGACGATATTATGGTTTATCTGATACATATGGGACTTGATGCCGGACTTGCCTTCAATATCATGGAGAAAGTCCGTAAAGGAATAGTAGCCAAGGGCAAATGTGACAAATGGGAGGATTGGAAGGCTGAGATGGCAGCCCACGGAGTGCCTGACTGGTACGTGTGGTCGTGTCAGAAGATCAAGTACATGTTCCCGAAGGCCCATGCTGCGGCATATGTCATGATGGCGTGGAGAATTGCATGGTTCAAGGTCAATTATCCGCTTGAGTACTATACGGCATTCTTCAGTATCAGAGCTGATGATTTCAGTTATGAGATGATGTGCTTTGGAAAGGAGAGAGTTCTCTTCCATATCAATGAGATAAGCAAGGTGGACAAGAACAAGAGATCAGCCAAGGACGAGGGCAAGCTCAAGGATCTGAAGATAGTTCTCGAGATGTACGCAAGAGGCTACGACTTTGTCCCTATAGATATATACAAGGCGAAAGCCGACAGATTCCAGATAATAGACGGCAAGATCATGCCATCCTTCGCATCCATAGAAGGAATGGGAGAGAAGGCTGCCCAGCAGCTCTACGAGGCTGCCCAGAAGGGACCGTTCCTCTCCAAGGAGGAGATCAATGAGCGTGCCAAGATAGGCAAGGGTACCATAGAGAAGATGAGCGAACTCGGAATCCTGGACGGAATGCCAGAGACAAATCAGCTGTCGCTGTTTGACTTTATGTAA